One window from the genome of Anabaena sphaerica FACHB-251 encodes:
- a CDS encoding AEC family transporter, producing the protein MIDTLFHAYTPLFIWIGLGLVLSRFTAENFLKLLGQGLYWVGVPLQLLVLARHTNSFEGGLIPGIAIAVLLLSLVLALLTWWAWQWFITNKMQSQIKTVDVPVSVIKASLGSFILATILGNTGFVGLTLTQVLTSPENTGFAVLFSVTNNVFGTYGIAVLIASYFGQRETENHWWVQLRDIVTVPSLWTFLIGLNTQFIELPTVIESGLEQAVWVVIALALLLVGLRLGKMRSWGSLAIASIASAVKVFIVPLLVGLGATYLGIIGEQRLVLVLMSGTPTGLSVLILAEVYDLDRDLLSSSIALTFVGLFLALPLWLVWFS; encoded by the coding sequence ATGATTGATACCTTATTTCATGCCTACACACCTCTATTTATCTGGATAGGTTTAGGACTTGTATTATCTCGCTTCACCGCAGAAAATTTTCTCAAGTTGTTAGGTCAGGGACTTTACTGGGTGGGAGTTCCTCTACAACTTTTAGTATTAGCGCGTCATACAAACTCATTTGAGGGTGGACTTATCCCCGGAATAGCGATCGCAGTTTTGCTTCTGAGTTTAGTTTTAGCATTGTTAACTTGGTGGGCTTGGCAATGGTTTATAACTAATAAAATGCAATCACAAATCAAAACTGTGGATGTTCCAGTATCGGTAATTAAAGCTAGTTTAGGCAGCTTTATTCTGGCAACAATTTTAGGCAATACTGGTTTTGTCGGACTGACCCTCACACAAGTGCTAACTAGCCCAGAAAATACTGGTTTTGCAGTGTTGTTTAGTGTGACTAATAATGTATTCGGTACTTATGGAATTGCGGTTTTAATCGCCAGTTATTTTGGTCAGAGAGAAACAGAAAACCATTGGTGGGTGCAGTTGCGAGATATAGTCACAGTACCCAGTCTATGGACATTTTTGATTGGTTTAAATACCCAGTTTATCGAATTACCAACAGTGATTGAGTCAGGTTTAGAACAAGCTGTTTGGGTAGTAATTGCTTTAGCTTTGTTACTGGTTGGTTTGCGACTAGGAAAGATGAGATCATGGGGAAGTTTAGCGATCGCTTCAATTGCCAGCGCGGTTAAAGTCTTTATTGTACCTTTGCTGGTAGGATTAGGAGCAACCTATTTAGGTATAATAGGGGAACAGCGTTTAGTGCTGGTGCTAATGTCTGGCACACCTACAGGGCTTTCTGTACTGATTTTGGCGGAAGTTTATGATCTGGATCGGGATTTGTTATCTAGTAGTATTGCTTTGACTTTTGTGGGGTTATTTTTAGCACTCCCCCTTTGGCTAGTTTGGTTTAGCTAA
- a CDS encoding TROVE domain-containing protein → MNYNFFTKKKTATPQNQPIPGREKEMIKGRSGGYMFDAGIWKMLRRCLLIGTAKSTYYAGKQELTEEFANVVTQAVAENPGRVAEEILYASDGRAINNSAPILALVLLSMGETPEAKKAFGEIFPQVVRTGSHFYEWLNYTKSLRGFGKVIREAGKTWLSREDVKGLAYQLLKYQQRQGFTHRDALRLFHVYPPTDNHRQLFEWVVKGWDELPADIPSDALAQIWWYEWLKRNPSETHTAISQGRLTHEMAAPVGKMDKQAWNLLFQEMPIGAMLRNLGSLTQLEVLRADEGANLQRVEAVLNNQEHLRKGRIHPIDVLKALKTYQSGGSLGRSQKTWKPVSRIVDILEKAVELSFEVVEPTGKVFMHAVDISGSMSSWVADMGLSCCEIATTMALVTAKAEKNYEIRGFSTKFKDLEITAKDSFSSAVRKTSNQNFGGTDASVAYDWMIENKFKADVVCFWTDSESWAGNKHPSQALKEYRKKVNPDVKAVYVTLTPYRISLVDPQDPLSWDLAGFDPSIPRIIQMLANDDL, encoded by the coding sequence ATGAATTACAACTTCTTTACTAAAAAGAAAACAGCTACACCTCAAAATCAACCTATTCCCGGACGGGAAAAAGAGATGATAAAAGGACGTAGTGGCGGCTATATGTTCGATGCTGGTATTTGGAAAATGCTGCGTCGGTGTTTGTTGATAGGTACAGCAAAAAGCACATACTACGCTGGTAAACAAGAATTAACAGAAGAATTTGCTAATGTTGTCACCCAAGCAGTTGCGGAAAATCCTGGACGAGTAGCCGAAGAAATTCTCTATGCTAGTGATGGCCGCGCAATAAATAACAGTGCGCCTATTCTAGCTTTGGTATTACTATCAATGGGTGAAACACCAGAAGCTAAAAAAGCATTTGGTGAAATTTTCCCCCAAGTTGTCCGCACAGGTAGCCATTTTTATGAATGGTTGAACTACACCAAATCTTTGCGAGGTTTTGGTAAAGTAATCCGCGAAGCTGGTAAAACTTGGCTATCACGGGAAGATGTCAAAGGTTTGGCTTATCAACTTTTGAAATATCAACAACGTCAAGGTTTTACTCACCGTGACGCTTTGCGGTTGTTTCACGTTTACCCACCTACAGACAATCACCGTCAATTATTTGAGTGGGTTGTCAAAGGTTGGGATGAGTTACCAGCAGATATACCATCAGATGCTTTAGCGCAGATTTGGTGGTATGAATGGTTAAAACGGAATCCTAGCGAAACTCATACAGCTATTTCTCAAGGACGCTTAACCCATGAAATGGCTGCACCTGTGGGCAAAATGGATAAGCAAGCTTGGAATTTGCTCTTTCAAGAAATGCCAATTGGGGCTATGTTGCGGAATTTAGGTTCTTTGACTCAATTGGAGGTTTTGCGGGCTGATGAAGGCGCAAATTTGCAGCGTGTGGAAGCAGTTCTCAATAACCAAGAACATCTGCGAAAAGGTCGAATTCATCCTATTGATGTTTTGAAAGCACTCAAAACCTATCAGTCTGGAGGTAGTTTAGGACGTAGCCAAAAAACTTGGAAACCTGTTTCCCGCATTGTGGACATTTTGGAAAAAGCGGTTGAACTGTCTTTTGAGGTGGTAGAACCGACTGGTAAAGTGTTTATGCACGCCGTAGACATTTCCGGTTCTATGAGTAGCTGGGTTGCAGATATGGGTTTGAGTTGCTGTGAAATTGCCACGACAATGGCTTTGGTAACAGCAAAAGCTGAGAAAAACTATGAAATTCGCGGTTTTTCAACTAAGTTTAAAGATTTGGAAATTACTGCGAAGGATAGTTTTAGTTCTGCGGTTCGTAAAACCAGTAACCAAAACTTTGGCGGAACTGATGCGAGTGTAGCTTATGACTGGATGATTGAGAATAAGTTTAAGGCTGATGTGGTCTGCTTTTGGACTGACTCGGAAAGCTGGGCGGGTAATAAGCATCCTAGCCAAGCTTTGAAGGAATACCGGAAAAAGGTTAATCCTGATGTGAAGGCGGTTTATGTGACTTTAACACCATACCGTATTTCTTTAGTAGATCCTCAAGATCCTTTATCTTGGGATTTGGCAGGTTTTGATCCGAGTATTCCTCGCATTATTCAGATGTTAGCTAATGACGATTTGTAA
- a CDS encoding helix-turn-helix domain-containing protein, with amino-acid sequence MNKVEHKGISKVVKRAKKNKEAGEAFKKLLKDKNFSQYKLEQVTGIDKSVISKIVNGYTAEPKLETLEKIAIALGVGLPQLTEIFTSSNTNSSYSTTNPQPQELVSEVLKFKDPDFLGRDQDIEKLNNLVNKGAKVILIKAEGGIGKTTLAEKWFKIQGLEYLKLSVGTTSQNLQSVEEWVRLKLLEYKVNPANNFMTMLEQFKTQLKKQKIGIFIDNLEPALKNGEFIETHRLYVDLLGVLIDKNIQAITLITSREQIYDHKISSSPNFHNYDLEGLNQETWQEYFENKEIKIHSDSLDAIWRNYGGNAVSMSLLAADILKESQGDLKAYWKSNSQDLLRHPSVEQLVQSQFDKLKNDHFQAYRLLCRFGGYPEQNIILSKTWLFYLLWDVPNNRRQRIIDELISRSLLKQNCYNYFLVPVIRSAAIDNFSQLKELEAENLIFLKNQFDNLVHSEKYQKFLRWINNKSLEKEKLKNKPAVRALFFEIDFILQNTLSKSNTINNNLLLQLQLAISIDKQFKFGLEMIGNFDYNYHADYFDYWDYYDDIIITPNQYLDAYQKFNIAYVVVELQELIWSICYENFNRYIHAFSLEGGIIDRLKELIKQIPNKNSILWYQQLRNLLIKYRDIAHDWNFTDEEKSTLIHYYNVNILLVRCLQSDCNASPEVRSHIEDTLLLPIEEIEKHPFNN; translated from the coding sequence TTGAACAAGGTTGAACATAAAGGAATATCCAAAGTGGTAAAAAGAGCTAAAAAGAACAAAGAAGCTGGAGAGGCTTTTAAGAAATTACTCAAAGATAAAAATTTTAGCCAATACAAACTAGAACAAGTAACTGGTATAGACAAAAGTGTTATCAGCAAAATTGTTAATGGTTATACTGCTGAACCTAAATTAGAGACTCTGGAAAAAATAGCTATTGCGTTAGGGGTAGGACTACCTCAACTAACAGAAATATTCACTTCATCAAATACGAACTCGTCTTACTCCACCACAAACCCGCAACCCCAAGAATTAGTTTCTGAGGTTTTAAAATTTAAAGATCCTGATTTTTTAGGACGTGATCAAGATATTGAAAAACTCAATAACCTAGTTAATAAAGGTGCAAAAGTTATCTTGATTAAAGCTGAGGGTGGTATTGGTAAAACAACCTTGGCTGAAAAATGGTTTAAAATTCAAGGTTTAGAATATCTAAAACTGAGTGTAGGTACGACATCTCAAAACCTCCAATCAGTAGAAGAATGGGTAAGATTGAAGTTATTAGAATATAAAGTTAATCCAGCAAATAATTTTATGACAATGCTGGAACAATTTAAAACACAATTAAAGAAACAAAAAATCGGTATTTTTATTGATAACCTTGAACCTGCGCTTAAAAATGGTGAATTCATAGAAACACATAGACTTTATGTAGATTTATTAGGAGTTCTAATTGATAAAAATATTCAAGCTATTACATTAATTACCAGTCGTGAGCAAATCTATGATCATAAAATTTCCAGTTCTCCAAATTTTCATAATTATGATTTAGAGGGATTAAACCAAGAAACATGGCAAGAATATTTTGAAAATAAAGAAATAAAAATACATAGTGATTCTCTAGATGCAATATGGCGAAATTATGGCGGTAATGCTGTGTCCATGTCACTGCTTGCTGCGGATATTTTAAAGGAATCACAAGGAGATTTAAAAGCTTACTGGAAATCTAACAGTCAGGATTTATTAAGACATCCTTCTGTAGAACAGCTTGTACAATCGCAGTTTGATAAACTCAAAAATGATCACTTTCAGGCTTATAGATTGTTGTGTCGTTTTGGTGGCTACCCTGAACAGAATATCATTTTATCAAAAACATGGTTGTTTTACTTGCTTTGGGATGTTCCAAATAATAGAAGACAAAGAATAATTGATGAACTAATATCCCGCTCTTTGCTTAAACAAAATTGTTATAACTATTTCCTAGTTCCTGTAATTCGTTCTGCTGCTATAGATAATTTTTCTCAACTAAAAGAATTAGAAGCTGAAAATTTGATTTTCTTGAAAAATCAATTTGACAACCTTGTTCATTCTGAAAAGTATCAGAAATTTTTAAGATGGATCAACAATAAATCTTTAGAAAAAGAAAAACTTAAAAATAAACCTGCGGTAAGAGCTTTATTTTTTGAAATAGATTTTATTCTACAAAATACTTTATCAAAGAGTAATACTATAAATAACAATCTTCTATTACAACTACAACTTGCTATATCTATTGATAAACAATTTAAATTTGGTTTAGAAATGATTGGAAATTTCGACTATAATTATCATGCTGATTACTTTGATTATTGGGATTATTATGATGATATAATTATCACCCCGAATCAATATCTTGATGCTTATCAAAAATTTAATATTGCTTATGTAGTAGTAGAATTACAGGAACTCATTTGGTCTATTTGCTACGAAAACTTTAATCGCTATATTCATGCTTTTTCTTTGGAAGGCGGAATAATAGATAGGCTAAAAGAACTGATAAAGCAGATACCTAATAAAAATAGTATTTTGTGGTATCAACAATTAAGAAATTTACTTATTAAATATCGAGATATTGCTCATGATTGGAATTTTACTGACGAGGAAAAATCTACTCTAATACACTACTATAATGTCAATATATTACTAGTAAGATGCTTACAAAGCGATTGTAACGCCTCCCCGGAAGTGCGATCGCACATCGAAGACACCCTACTTTTACCCATCGAAGAAATAGAAAAACACCCATTCAACAACTAA
- a CDS encoding serine/threonine-protein kinase — protein sequence MAEEPTSSVTKKSLSAAKDQLSKFTKENFTASLHQSKVMVRLGHLLTGSSAILAALLSASDGSRVQLLENQALTAFFQIRGSKVAPEEIVILAIDDQSISIPQQYYKTDSQQYSYLQPLKSYPYQRAAYAQVITKLMDAGARSVALDIVFDTPSSYGEADDRRLQEVLQKYGNKVTLAAVYENSNTRHGTVDQLKEPQQRFRNASVSIGAVNFALEVDGKIHRLGSEYSPSLAQKNTLIPSFGEAVLAAAQIKYPQPKGDRIYFWGTGATFPTIPLLDVFEPANWNNYLQQGKFFQNKIVLIGATSTLINDFHPVAISPNERMAGVEIHANAIATLMANKSIATAIKNPVLRGLFVLILIGGTAVIITRKKQGIQRLLLSIALASVWGVISYSSFIYAYLMFPTTVPMIAIALTGLYYLGTEVAKEKINKQKLLLIFQKHKSSAVVQEIISQHDELQDFIQQRDLELNGKILGGRYKIIKVLGAGGFSETYIAEDIQRPDQPQCVVKQLKPATVKPEGLALARRLFSAEAKTLEKLGTHSQIPQLLAYFEEDEEFYLVQEYILGHPLSKELISGKSLSESSAISLLKELLIILRFVHENGVIHRDIKPANIIRRHSDWKLVLIDFGAVKEVSTQIMDNLESTAFTIGIGTKGYAPNEQCFGRPRYNSDIYAVGMIGIKAVTGISPHELKRDRDGEVKWMDEAIVSDELAAIINKMVLEDYKQRYNSALDVLEALDNLPTPQDASFSSEKNYSLNDLSVVDADSPTSPWPGDL from the coding sequence ATGGCAGAAGAACCTACATCCAGCGTAACTAAAAAATCACTCTCTGCTGCCAAAGACCAGTTAAGTAAATTTACCAAAGAAAATTTCACAGCATCCTTACATCAGTCTAAAGTGATGGTGCGCTTAGGTCATCTGCTCACCGGATCTTCGGCAATATTAGCAGCCCTGCTGAGTGCTTCTGATGGAAGTAGGGTGCAACTGTTAGAAAATCAAGCCCTAACTGCCTTTTTTCAAATTCGCGGGTCAAAGGTGGCTCCAGAAGAGATTGTGATTTTGGCAATTGATGATCAGTCTATCTCAATTCCTCAACAGTATTATAAGACAGATTCTCAACAGTACAGCTACTTACAACCACTAAAATCTTATCCTTATCAGCGTGCGGCTTATGCCCAGGTGATCACTAAGTTGATGGACGCTGGCGCGCGTTCAGTGGCTTTAGATATAGTTTTCGATACGCCAAGTAGCTATGGTGAGGCTGATGATCGCCGATTGCAGGAAGTGTTACAAAAATATGGCAATAAAGTTACTTTGGCCGCAGTCTACGAAAATTCCAACACTCGTCATGGAACAGTCGATCAACTAAAGGAACCGCAGCAAAGGTTCCGCAACGCTTCCGTGTCCATCGGTGCAGTAAATTTTGCCCTAGAAGTGGATGGTAAGATTCACCGCTTGGGTAGTGAATATTCACCCTCTTTAGCTCAAAAAAATACTTTAATACCCTCATTTGGGGAAGCGGTATTAGCAGCCGCACAAATCAAGTATCCTCAACCTAAAGGCGATCGCATTTATTTTTGGGGAACTGGAGCAACATTTCCAACCATTCCTTTGTTGGATGTTTTTGAGCCAGCAAACTGGAACAATTATTTACAGCAAGGAAAATTTTTCCAAAATAAAATTGTCCTCATTGGCGCTACATCGACGTTAATCAATGATTTTCATCCGGTAGCAATTTCTCCAAATGAACGCATGGCAGGAGTGGAAATTCATGCTAATGCGATCGCTACTTTGATGGCAAATAAATCTATCGCTACAGCAATTAAAAATCCAGTATTGCGGGGTTTATTTGTGCTGATTCTAATAGGTGGTACGGCTGTGATCATAACCAGGAAAAAACAGGGTATCCAGAGATTGCTGTTAAGTATCGCTTTAGCTAGTGTGTGGGGAGTAATCAGTTATAGTAGCTTTATCTATGCTTACTTGATGTTCCCAACAACAGTACCAATGATCGCGATCGCTCTGACTGGGCTATATTATTTAGGCACTGAAGTAGCTAAGGAAAAAATTAACAAACAAAAATTATTACTCATATTTCAGAAACACAAATCTTCGGCTGTTGTGCAGGAGATTATCAGTCAACATGATGAACTACAAGACTTTATTCAACAAAGAGATTTAGAATTGAATGGTAAAATCCTGGGCGGACGCTACAAAATTATTAAAGTTCTTGGTGCAGGTGGATTTAGTGAAACCTATATTGCTGAAGATATACAGCGTCCGGATCAACCACAATGTGTTGTCAAACAGCTAAAACCAGCCACTGTTAAACCAGAGGGTTTAGCACTTGCTAGGCGTTTATTTAGTGCAGAGGCAAAAACCCTAGAAAAATTAGGAACCCATTCCCAAATTCCTCAACTTTTAGCTTATTTTGAAGAAGATGAAGAATTTTATTTAGTACAAGAATATATACTTGGTCATCCGCTGAGTAAAGAATTAATATCAGGTAAATCTCTCAGCGAAAGTTCAGCTATTTCTCTGTTAAAAGAACTGTTAATAATATTAAGATTTGTCCATGAAAATGGCGTAATTCACAGAGATATTAAACCTGCTAATATCATCCGTCGTCATTCAGATTGGAAACTGGTATTAATTGATTTTGGTGCTGTTAAAGAAGTTAGCACCCAAATCATGGATAATCTGGAATCAACCGCTTTTACTATTGGTATTGGTACAAAAGGTTACGCACCTAACGAGCAATGTTTTGGTCGTCCTCGATATAATAGTGATATTTATGCTGTAGGGATGATTGGCATTAAAGCTGTGACTGGTATTTCTCCCCATGAGTTAAAAAGAGATCGTGATGGAGAAGTGAAATGGATGGATGAAGCAATAGTCAGCGACGAGTTAGCAGCAATTATTAATAAAATGGTTTTGGAGGATTATAAACAGCGATATAATTCTGCATTGGATGTTTTAGAGGCACTAGATAATTTACCAACTCCTCAAGATGCAAGTTTTAGTTCAGAAAAGAACTATTCCCTCAATGATTTATCTGTAGTTGATGCTGATTCTCCCACCTCACCTTGGCCGGGAGATTTGTGA
- a CDS encoding NYN domain-containing protein, translating to MGSPMNRLSIFVDGNNMFYAQQKNGWFFDPRRVLEYFKNEQSETTLINAFWYTGLKDPQDQRGFRDALISLGYTVRTKILKEYYDDVSGRYSQKANLDIEIVVDMFNTVDQYDRVVLFSGDGDFERAIELLRSKNTHITVVSTEGMIARELRNATDRYIDLNDIREKIEKTEA from the coding sequence ATGGGTTCGCCAATGAATCGTCTGTCTATTTTCGTAGACGGAAACAATATGTTCTATGCTCAACAAAAAAATGGCTGGTTTTTTGACCCGCGACGAGTGTTAGAATACTTTAAGAATGAACAGTCTGAGACAACATTAATTAATGCTTTTTGGTACACAGGCTTAAAAGACCCACAAGATCAACGCGGTTTTCGAGATGCACTCATTAGTTTGGGATATACAGTACGGACTAAAATTCTCAAAGAATACTATGATGATGTCTCTGGTCGTTACTCACAAAAAGCGAATTTAGATATTGAAATTGTTGTTGATATGTTTAATACAGTAGACCAGTACGACCGAGTTGTTTTATTTAGTGGTGATGGAGATTTTGAAAGAGCGATCGAGCTATTACGTTCCAAAAATACGCATATTACAGTTGTATCAACAGAAGGAATGATAGCCAGAGAGCTACGTAACGCTACGGATAGATATATAGACTTGAACGATATTAGAGAGAAAATAGAAAAAACTGAAGCTTAG
- a CDS encoding 2-isopropylmalate synthase yields the protein MSNQADRIIIFDTTLRDGEQCPGATLNIDEKLIIAKQLARLGVDVIEAGFAFASPGDFEAVSKIAQTVGLENGPIICSLARARHDDIKAAAEAIKPAARGRIHTFIATSDIHLQYKLKKTRPEVIAIAEEMVAYAKSFTDDVEFSPEDAGRSDPEFLYQVLERAIAAGATTVNIPDTVGYTTPSEFGAIIKGITENVPNIDKAIISVHGHNDLGLAVANFLEAVKNGARQLECTINGIGERAGNAALEELVMALHVRRQYFNPFFGRPADSEESLTNIDTKQIYKTSRLVSNLTGMLVQPNKAIVGANAFAHESGIHQDGVLKNKLTYEIMDAQLIGLTDNQIVLGKHSGRNAFRTRLKELGFELSDNDLNKAFVRFKEVADKKKEISDWDLEAIVNDEIQQAPDLFKVELVQVSCGSNAQPTATVTLRTPDGEELTDAAIGTGPVDAVYKAINRVVNVPNELIEFSVQSVTGGIDALGEVTIRLRYESRVFSGHAANTDIIVASAQAYVNALNRLYAALQQTAKEEVTA from the coding sequence ATGAGCAATCAAGCAGACAGAATTATCATCTTTGATACGACACTGCGAGATGGAGAACAGTGTCCAGGAGCAACCTTAAACATAGACGAAAAGCTAATTATTGCCAAACAATTAGCCCGTTTAGGTGTAGATGTAATTGAAGCTGGTTTTGCCTTTGCTAGTCCGGGTGATTTTGAAGCAGTTAGCAAAATTGCCCAAACTGTGGGCTTAGAAAATGGACCGATTATTTGTAGTTTGGCCAGAGCTAGACACGATGATATCAAAGCCGCAGCAGAAGCCATCAAACCAGCAGCGCGGGGGAGAATTCATACATTTATTGCCACTTCTGATATTCACCTGCAATATAAGCTGAAAAAAACCAGGCCGGAAGTGATTGCCATCGCTGAAGAAATGGTCGCTTATGCCAAAAGCTTCACCGATGATGTAGAATTTTCTCCCGAAGATGCAGGACGTTCAGATCCTGAATTTTTGTATCAAGTTTTGGAAAGAGCGATCGCTGCTGGTGCAACAACTGTTAATATTCCTGACACCGTAGGTTACACTACCCCCAGCGAATTTGGGGCAATAATTAAAGGCATTACAGAAAACGTCCCTAACATCGACAAAGCCATTATTTCCGTCCATGGTCATAATGATTTAGGTTTAGCTGTGGCCAACTTCTTGGAAGCTGTGAAAAACGGCGCACGACAGCTAGAATGTACCATCAATGGCATTGGTGAAAGAGCCGGAAATGCCGCACTAGAAGAATTGGTAATGGCCTTGCACGTTAGACGGCAATATTTTAACCCCTTCTTTGGCAGACCTGCTGATTCTGAAGAATCATTAACTAATATTGACACCAAGCAAATTTATAAAACCTCCCGTTTGGTTTCCAACTTGACAGGAATGTTGGTACAACCTAATAAAGCCATAGTCGGTGCTAATGCTTTTGCCCACGAGTCTGGGATTCATCAAGATGGAGTGTTAAAAAATAAGCTAACTTATGAGATTATGGATGCCCAATTGATTGGTTTAACAGACAATCAAATCGTATTGGGTAAACATTCCGGTAGAAACGCCTTCCGCACTCGTTTGAAAGAGTTGGGCTTTGAATTGTCAGACAATGACCTCAATAAAGCCTTTGTTCGTTTTAAAGAAGTAGCGGATAAAAAGAAAGAAATCTCTGATTGGGATTTAGAGGCGATTGTTAACGACGAAATCCAACAAGCACCGGATTTATTTAAAGTAGAGTTGGTGCAGGTTTCCTGCGGTAGCAACGCCCAACCCACCGCTACAGTCACTCTCCGCACTCCTGACGGGGAAGAATTAACCGATGCGGCTATAGGTACAGGTCCAGTAGATGCAGTTTATAAAGCCATCAACCGAGTCGTCAATGTACCGAATGAGTTGATTGAGTTTTCTGTGCAATCGGTAACAGGGGGAATTGATGCTTTAGGCGAGGTCACAATTCGTTTGCGTTATGAATCTCGTGTATTTTCCGGTCATGCAGCCAATACCGACATCATTGTGGCATCGGCTCAGGCTTATGTGAATGCACTGAATAGGCTGTATGCAGCTTTACAGCAAACAGCTAAGGAAGAAGTAACTGCATAG
- a CDS encoding DUF29 family protein, with the protein MEELLELRQLLEQGKIPEALLLVDELEEMSLSDKINKIDSYGVILLIHLIKQKAEKRSTRSWEISIENAVREINKINKRRKSGGVYLNQTELMEILQQGYQVALKRAALEAYEGCYETEELAAMVQEQEILTHALELLKVG; encoded by the coding sequence ATGGAAGAACTACTCGAACTCAGACAACTTCTAGAACAGGGTAAAATTCCTGAAGCTTTACTGTTAGTGGATGAATTAGAAGAAATGAGCCTCAGTGATAAAATCAATAAAATTGATAGTTATGGCGTAATTCTACTCATCCATTTAATCAAACAAAAAGCCGAAAAACGTTCTACCCGTTCTTGGGAAATATCTATTGAAAATGCAGTGCGGGAAATCAATAAAATTAATAAACGCCGCAAATCTGGAGGTGTTTACTTGAATCAAACAGAATTAATGGAAATTCTCCAACAAGGATATCAAGTAGCACTGAAAAGAGCAGCTTTAGAAGCTTATGAAGGATGTTATGAAACTGAAGAATTAGCAGCTATGGTACAAGAACAAGAAATATTAACTCATGCTTTGGAATTGCTAAAAGTGGGTTAG
- a CDS encoding ribbon-helix-helix domain-containing protein translates to MSHSVIELVSIYISLISVTSWKENMGTTNFTLQGKKLDTGQDSVVSGENQSPSVQDSPNSTSGKRISVLMTDEAAELLQYLAETQGISKSEALRKAIATEAYFLKERKNGSQILLQKPNEKIREVIFR, encoded by the coding sequence TTGTCACATTCTGTTATTGAATTGGTATCAATATATATTTCTCTTATTTCAGTGACTTCTTGGAAGGAAAACATGGGTACCACAAATTTCACGCTACAAGGCAAAAAATTAGACACGGGGCAGGATTCAGTCGTTTCAGGAGAAAACCAAAGCCCCAGTGTGCAAGACTCTCCCAACTCTACCTCTGGAAAGCGAATATCAGTTTTAATGACTGATGAAGCTGCCGAGCTACTGCAATACCTAGCCGAAACGCAAGGTATATCTAAAAGCGAAGCTCTTAGAAAAGCTATAGCGACTGAAGCCTATTTTCTGAAAGAAAGAAAAAATGGATCTCAGATTCTGCTTCAGAAACCTAATGAGAAGATTAGGGAGGTGATTTTCAGGTAA
- a CDS encoding GNAT family N-acetyltransferase → MRLQIQLNRGIDNSPVNANIVELSQKHIDDYENLWREQLRVVQAEDKFWDWLFKLGYITKQDNEEGYALECEDYTQGLMMVETQLHGSRLAMGQKLVYIQYITSAPWNRKEIQRPPRYKGVGTALLRYARLRSVELGYGGRIGLHSLPAAERFYENQNMLNLGIDEEYDNLTYFEYGMLRLQK, encoded by the coding sequence GTGCGTTTACAAATTCAATTAAATCGAGGTATAGACAACTCACCTGTTAACGCTAATATTGTTGAATTGTCTCAAAAGCACATTGATGATTATGAAAACTTATGGCGCGAACAATTGCGGGTTGTTCAAGCAGAAGATAAATTTTGGGACTGGTTGTTTAAACTGGGATATATTACCAAACAAGACAACGAAGAAGGTTATGCACTTGAATGTGAAGATTATACTCAAGGGTTAATGATGGTAGAAACCCAACTGCATGGATCACGCTTGGCAATGGGACAAAAATTAGTATATATCCAATACATTACCTCTGCACCTTGGAATCGTAAAGAAATCCAACGTCCACCACGATACAAAGGTGTAGGTACTGCATTATTGAGATATGCACGACTCAGAAGTGTAGAGTTAGGTTATGGTGGAAGAATTGGGCTGCATTCACTTCCAGCTGCGGAACGATTTTATGAAAACCAAAATATGCTCAATCTTGGTATTGATGAAGAATACGATAATCTTACCTACTTTGAATATGGTATGTTACGACTACAAAAATGA